The following coding sequences lie in one Desulfomicrobium escambiense DSM 10707 genomic window:
- the rpmG gene encoding 50S ribosomal protein L33, with protein sequence MRINILLACGECKRRNYASQKNKKNTTAKLELSKFCPFCGKHTKHRESK encoded by the coding sequence ATGCGCATCAATATCCTTCTTGCGTGTGGCGAGTGCAAGCGTAGAAACTACGCGAGCCAGAAGAACAAAAAGAACACGACTGCCAAGCTCGAGCTCAGCAAGTTCTGCCCTTTTTGCGGTAAGCACACCAAGCATCGCGAATCCAAATAG